A single window of Arcobacter venerupis DNA harbors:
- a CDS encoding inorganic phosphate transporter, producing MDIKTINKFEKARDKTLPGFAKLSLALLFIVVVFLWSYTSNGNVPNNTFLIIGAIFGAYMAMNIGANDVANNVGPAVGSKALTLTGAIFIAAIFESLGAFIAGGDVVKTIKDGIINPALISNPEIFIWAMTAALLSGALWLNFATSIGAPVSTTHSIVGGVMGAGIAAAGFSIVAWDTVGKIVASWIISPLLGGIVAAGFLFFIKKQIIYKEDVLAASNKFVPLLIAFMAWSFSTYLILKGLKAIIDVNFLVATLIGFAIAIGIYFVVKPLVAKVSAKLQNNRASINTLFNLPLIFAAALLSFAHGANDVANAIGPLAAINDAIMNSDISSKVSIPIWVMAVGAFGIVVGLVLYGPKLIKTVGSEITELDQMRAYSVAMSAALTVIIASQLGLPVSSTHIAIGGVFGVGFLREYLDANEQRFLQETRKKFKKHKKELDSMHEELEKLEIIKDKSKANYMRIVELYKKIDDREELVKQDRRDVKDAKSTKYVKRDAVKKIIAAWIITVPAAAILAAAIFFMIKGVMIA from the coding sequence TTGGATATTAAAACAATTAACAAATTTGAGAAAGCTAGAGATAAGACTCTTCCTGGCTTTGCAAAACTTTCACTGGCATTACTTTTTATAGTAGTAGTTTTTTTATGGTCATATACTTCTAATGGTAATGTTCCTAATAACACATTTCTAATAATTGGTGCAATATTTGGTGCATATATGGCTATGAATATAGGTGCAAACGATGTTGCAAATAATGTTGGCCCAGCTGTTGGTTCTAAAGCATTAACTCTTACAGGTGCAATATTTATTGCAGCAATTTTTGAAAGTTTAGGTGCTTTTATTGCAGGTGGTGATGTTGTAAAAACAATTAAAGATGGGATAATTAATCCAGCTTTAATATCTAATCCAGAAATATTTATTTGGGCTATGACAGCAGCACTTTTATCTGGTGCTTTATGGTTAAATTTTGCTACGTCAATTGGTGCTCCTGTTTCAACAACTCATTCAATTGTTGGTGGTGTTATGGGTGCTGGAATTGCAGCTGCTGGTTTTTCAATTGTTGCTTGGGACACAGTAGGTAAGATTGTTGCTTCTTGGATTATTTCACCTTTATTGGGTGGGATTGTTGCAGCAGGATTTTTGTTTTTTATCAAGAAACAGATTATTTACAAAGAAGATGTATTAGCAGCTTCAAATAAATTTGTTCCTTTATTAATTGCTTTTATGGCTTGGTCATTTAGTACATATCTAATATTAAAAGGTCTCAAAGCAATTATTGATGTTAACTTTTTAGTTGCTACATTAATTGGTTTTGCTATTGCAATTGGAATTTATTTTGTTGTTAAACCATTGGTTGCAAAAGTATCAGCTAAATTACAAAATAATAGAGCATCTATAAATACATTATTCAATTTGCCACTTATTTTTGCAGCTGCTTTATTATCATTCGCTCATGGTGCAAATGATGTTGCTAATGCAATAGGACCACTTGCAGCAATTAATGATGCTATTATGAATTCTGATATTTCATCGAAAGTTTCTATTCCTATATGGGTTATGGCTGTTGGTGCATTTGGTATTGTTGTTGGACTTGTATTATATGGACCTAAATTAATTAAAACGGTTGGGTCTGAAATAACTGAACTTGACCAAATGCGAGCTTATTCAGTTGCTATGTCTGCTGCACTTACAGTTATTATTGCAAGTCAATTAGGTCTTCCCGTTTCTTCTACACATATAGCAATTGGTGGAGTTTTTGGTGTTGGATTTTTAAGAGAGTACCTTGATGCGAATGAACAAAGATTTTTACAAGAAACAAGAAAAAAATTTAAAAAGCATAAAAAAGAACTTGACTCAATGCATGAAGAATTAGAAAAATTAGAGATTATTAAAGATAAATCAAAAGCAAATTACATGAGAATTGTTGAACTTTACAAAAAAATTGATGACAGAGAAGAGTTAGTTAAACAAGATAGAAGAGATGTTAAAGATGCGAAAAGCACAAAGTATGTAAAAAGGGATGCTGTTAAAAAAATTATTGCAGCTTGGATTATTACTGTTCCTGCTGCTGCTATTTTAGCTGCTGCGATATTTTTTATGATTAAAGGTGTTATGATTGCATAA
- a CDS encoding AEC family transporter — translation MFSVLPVYFFILLGFIAKKVFTNQLDERTLVLLSLYFFQPVLIFWGLTKRPIDYEFIVSPILYFLIMLVSLGVLILINKKIFSQRQDQSIYLATALVGNTGNLGIPLGIALFGMDSVPYTSIINIANTFFIYIFAVYFFARDNFSLKEAIISIMKIPGIWFAILALLINSQGVGINKHVYSALEMGAYTSMVIQLIIFGMYLSSVKVKILPWYSSLHISFVKHILLPAIGILIIVNFTNLNSYVASILIMELMVPLAVNNVNLAALYHCKPYDVAASILISSVVFVSLLYFYIQIIEYFVK, via the coding sequence ATATTCTCAGTTTTACCTGTTTATTTCTTTATCTTATTAGGCTTTATAGCAAAAAAAGTTTTTACTAATCAACTTGATGAGAGAACATTAGTTTTACTTTCACTTTATTTTTTTCAACCAGTTCTTATTTTTTGGGGTTTAACAAAAAGACCAATTGATTATGAATTTATTGTATCTCCTATTTTATATTTTCTTATTATGCTTGTATCTTTAGGTGTTTTAATATTAATTAATAAAAAAATATTTTCTCAAAGACAAGACCAATCAATTTATTTAGCAACAGCATTAGTTGGAAATACTGGAAACTTAGGAATTCCTCTTGGGATTGCTCTTTTTGGTATGGATTCAGTTCCTTACACAAGTATAATTAATATTGCAAATACTTTTTTTATCTATATTTTTGCTGTTTATTTTTTTGCAAGAGATAACTTTTCTTTAAAAGAAGCAATAATTTCTATAATGAAAATACCTGGTATTTGGTTCGCAATATTAGCTTTATTAATAAACTCACAGGGTGTTGGAATCAATAAACATGTTTATTCTGCACTTGAAATGGGTGCTTATACTTCTATGGTAATTCAACTTATTATTTTTGGTATGTATTTATCAAGTGTTAAAGTAAAAATTTTACCTTGGTATTCCTCTTTACATATTAGTTTTGTAAAACATATCTTATTACCTGCTATTGGTATTCTTATAATTGTTAATTTTACGAATTTAAATTCTTATGTTGCTTCTATTTTAATTATGGAATTAATGGTTCCACTTGCAGTTAATAATGTAAATCTTGCTGCTTTATATCATTGTAAACCTTATGATGTTGCAGCATCTATTCTTATTTCTAGTGTTGTTTTTGTTTCTCTATTATATTTTTATATTCAAATTATTGAATATTTTGTTAAGTAG
- the asnB gene encoding asparagine synthase (glutamine-hydrolyzing), producing MCGIICTNFLSNKFDKSLELLNHRGPDFQKSIKIDNKQFGHTRLAIIDLDEEANQPMIFDDILLVFNGEIYNYKELIHVEHLECKTSSDSEVLIRLYQKYGFDFLNKLNGMFSFCIYDMKKELYFCARDRYGKKPFFYYFKDNQFIFSSSIKSILNLLDYKPNLNKVALSKYMQYFVSFGEDTFYQEIFKLEASTYMIYEPNKSPELQKKKYYKINTYKAIKDEKQALNDIEELLFKSIEYRLKSDVEVASLLSGGIDSSLISALYTKISGKKINTFSVGYNEYKNYCELDYAQITANHIDSNHNPVIINQNEYIKHFEQTLDMLEEPHGDSAAIPLNILTKQIHKSGIKTVLSGEGSDEIFLGYDNYAKFLKYYEFEKSLSNEQNVFLNDIIGALQNNTKESEYLRRIVKKQNLYNSFGEIYTDIQRKRLFKKVPTFKSETAKQDPVDWMSYIDLKIWLGEALLSKVDRISMGNSLEVRTPFLDFNLVNYMFRVDSNIKVGDTNKYLLKKIASKYIPETIINRTKKGFNSPFNEWLNKEYKDKILDVIVEVNNETNLFNHEYILHIYELSKSNKFKQHLYSLFVFSLWFKKEFLS from the coding sequence ATGTGTGGGATAATATGTACAAATTTTTTGTCAAATAAGTTTGATAAATCTTTAGAACTTTTGAATCATAGAGGTCCTGATTTTCAAAAATCAATAAAAATTGATAATAAACAGTTTGGACATACAAGACTTGCAATTATTGATTTAGATGAAGAAGCAAATCAACCAATGATATTTGATGATATCTTGCTTGTATTTAATGGAGAAATTTATAATTACAAAGAATTGATTCACGTGGAACATTTAGAATGTAAAACATCAAGTGATAGTGAAGTCTTAATTAGACTCTATCAAAAGTATGGATTTGACTTTTTAAATAAATTAAATGGAATGTTTTCTTTTTGTATTTATGATATGAAAAAAGAGTTATATTTTTGTGCTAGGGATAGATATGGTAAAAAACCATTTTTTTACTATTTTAAAGATAATCAATTTATCTTTTCATCATCAATAAAATCAATATTAAATCTACTTGATTATAAACCAAATCTAAATAAAGTAGCACTTTCAAAATATATGCAGTATTTTGTCTCTTTTGGTGAAGACACTTTTTATCAAGAGATTTTTAAACTCGAAGCATCTACATATATGATTTACGAGCCAAATAAGAGCCCTGAGCTTCAAAAGAAGAAATATTACAAGATAAATACCTATAAAGCAATAAAAGACGAAAAACAGGCTTTAAATGATATTGAAGAACTTTTATTCAAAAGTATTGAATATAGACTCAAAAGTGATGTTGAAGTTGCATCACTTTTGAGTGGTGGAATTGATAGTTCATTAATCTCTGCTCTTTATACAAAAATCTCAGGTAAAAAGATAAATACTTTTAGTGTTGGATATAATGAATACAAAAACTATTGTGAGTTGGATTATGCACAGATAACAGCTAATCATATTGATTCAAATCATAATCCAGTGATTATAAATCAAAATGAGTATATAAAGCATTTTGAACAAACACTTGATATGCTTGAAGAACCCCATGGAGATAGTGCAGCAATTCCTTTAAATATTTTAACAAAACAGATACATAAATCTGGAATAAAAACTGTACTTTCAGGTGAAGGAAGTGATGAGATATTTTTAGGTTATGATAACTATGCAAAGTTTTTAAAATATTATGAGTTTGAAAAAAGTTTATCAAATGAACAAAATGTTTTTTTAAATGACATAATTGGAGCTTTACAAAATAATACTAAAGAGAGTGAATATTTAAGAAGAATTGTAAAAAAACAAAATCTTTATAACTCTTTTGGGGAAATTTACACAGATATTCAAAGAAAAAGATTGTTTAAAAAAGTACCAACTTTTAAAAGTGAAACAGCAAAACAAGATCCAGTTGATTGGATGAGTTATATTGACTTAAAAATTTGGCTAGGAGAAGCTTTATTATCAAAAGTTGATAGAATATCAATGGGAAACTCTTTAGAGGTTAGAACACCGTTTTTAGACTTTAATTTAGTGAATTATATGTTTCGTGTTGACTCAAATATTAAAGTTGGAGATACAAATAAATATTTATTAAAAAAAATAGCTTCTAAATATATTCCTGAAACTATAATCAATAGAACAAAAAAAGGATTTAATTCACCTTTCAATGAGTGGTTAAATAAAGAATATAAAGATAAAATACTTGATGTTATAGTTGAAGTAAATAATGAGACAAATTTATTTAATCATGAGTATATTTTACATATTTACGAGCTTAGTAAATCCAATAAATTTAAACAACATTTATATTCGCTTTTTGTATTTTCATTGTGGTTTAAAAAAGAATTTTTATCTTAA
- the bluB gene encoding 5,6-dimethylbenzimidazole synthase, whose translation MKFNKKDLNTLTKIITSRRDVRGNNFINKKISSKKLDIILQSALNAPSVGYSQPWKFLIVNKEEQELVYNHFSKSFEKSKKNFIDKPLYNNLKLEGIKESDINIAVYYKKNKDNVLGQTYMKRTGEYSVVCAILNMWLTARALNIGMGWVSILKPKKINKIFDIDKNEYKFIAYLCFGYTKEFYDEPELKKLKWNNKKKLKDCLFT comes from the coding sequence ATGAAATTTAATAAAAAAGATTTAAATACTCTTACAAAAATTATCACTTCAAGAAGAGATGTAAGAGGTAATAACTTTATAAATAAAAAGATATCAAGTAAAAAGCTCGATATTATTTTGCAATCTGCTTTAAATGCACCATCTGTAGGATACTCTCAACCATGGAAATTTCTTATTGTAAATAAAGAGGAACAAGAGCTTGTTTATAATCATTTTTCTAAATCATTTGAAAAAAGTAAAAAGAATTTTATTGATAAACCTTTATATAATAATTTAAAACTTGAGGGTATAAAAGAATCTGATATTAATATTGCAGTTTATTACAAAAAAAATAAAGATAATGTACTTGGTCAAACATATATGAAAAGAACAGGTGAATATTCTGTTGTATGTGCCATTTTAAATATGTGGCTTACTGCACGAGCTTTAAATATTGGTATGGGTTGGGTTTCAATTCTAAAACCTAAAAAAATAAATAAAATATTTGATATAGATAAAAATGAATACAAGTTTATTGCTTATTTGTGTTTTGGTTATACAAAAGAATTTTATGATGAGCCAGAACTTAAAAAACTTAAATGGAATAATAAAAAGAAATTAAAAGATTGCCTTTTTACTTAA
- a CDS encoding TRAP transporter substrate-binding protein — MKKTIKKLCILLTLFTASSVLSANEKVYKLSMATTWGETASPLIDTAKSMAKLAEEMSDGRLIIRVDSANKHKAPLGVFDMVKGGQYDIAHTASYYWKGKDINTLPFTSMPFGLTSPEQYAWFYYGGGMELMKKVYDKHGVLSFPGGSTGVQMGGWFKKEIKTLDDLKGLKMRIPGFAGEIMAKLGVQVTNVPAGELFTSLETNNLDALEWVGPSMDISMGFHKIAPYYYTGWHEPASEMQYIINTKKFEKLPADLQQILVVAMRVSAYDMYIHNYDMNANAWQEMKSEYPNIQVKTFAKDIMDAMKKANQELRTEMSAENPLLKEILDSQDAYMKKVREWTKMSDYLYLKDNL; from the coding sequence ATGAAAAAAACAATCAAAAAACTTTGTATTTTATTAACTTTATTTACTGCATCTTCAGTTTTAAGTGCAAATGAAAAAGTATATAAATTGTCAATGGCTACAACTTGGGGAGAAACTGCATCTCCTTTAATTGATACTGCAAAAAGTATGGCTAAACTTGCAGAAGAAATGTCTGATGGTAGATTAATCATTAGAGTTGATTCTGCTAATAAACATAAAGCACCTTTAGGTGTTTTTGATATGGTTAAAGGTGGACAATATGATATTGCGCATACTGCATCATATTATTGGAAAGGTAAAGATATAAATACTTTACCTTTTACTTCTATGCCTTTTGGTTTAACTTCACCTGAACAATACGCATGGTTTTACTATGGTGGAGGAATGGAACTCATGAAAAAAGTTTATGATAAACATGGTGTTCTATCATTTCCTGGTGGAAGTACTGGTGTTCAAATGGGTGGATGGTTTAAAAAAGAGATTAAAACTCTTGATGATTTAAAAGGCCTAAAAATGAGAATACCTGGATTTGCTGGAGAAATTATGGCAAAACTTGGTGTTCAAGTTACAAATGTACCAGCAGGTGAATTATTTACTTCATTAGAAACAAATAATCTTGATGCTTTAGAATGGGTTGGCCCTTCTATGGATATTTCAATGGGATTTCATAAAATTGCACCATACTATTACACTGGTTGGCATGAACCAGCTTCTGAAATGCAGTATATAATTAATACTAAAAAATTTGAAAAATTACCAGCTGATTTACAACAAATATTAGTTGTTGCTATGAGAGTAAGTGCATATGATATGTATATTCACAATTATGATATGAATGCAAATGCTTGGCAAGAGATGAAATCTGAGTATCCTAATATTCAAGTGAAAACTTTTGCGAAAGATATTATGGATGCTATGAAAAAAGCTAATCAAGAGTTAAGAACTGAAATGTCAGCAGAAAACCCTTTATTAAAAGAGATTTTAGATTCACAAGATGCTTATATGAAAAAAGTTAGAGAGTGGACAAAAATGTCTGATTATTTATATTTAAAAGATAACTTATAA
- a CDS encoding succinate dehydrogenase/fumarate reductase iron-sulfur subunit has translation MKISIKRFNSEISEPNYISEYEVNNSNLLQALIEIKTKEDNSLTFRCGCKSGVCGSCAIRVNGIEKLACKTFIKENDFIEPIKNLNIIKDLIVNVSHETILIKKTKISLDENENLSEISQEDIKKIDSQSNCILCNSCYSSCPVYDANKEFLGPFALTRALRYLNDKKLLNKATILDSIQSSGIWDCTLCSACTLVCPQSIDPKADIMQLQNISVQNGYTNPYEQSFDFNESFEDDFGGFNPNGF, from the coding sequence ATGAAAATTTCTATTAAAAGATTTAACAGTGAAATTTCTGAGCCAAATTATATATCTGAATATGAAGTTAATAACAGTAATTTACTCCAAGCGCTAATAGAGATTAAAACAAAAGAAGATAATAGTTTAACATTTAGATGTGGTTGTAAAAGTGGTGTGTGTGGTTCTTGTGCAATTAGAGTAAACGGAATTGAGAAACTTGCATGTAAGACATTTATAAAAGAAAATGATTTTATTGAGCCAATTAAAAATTTAAATATAATAAAGGATTTGATAGTAAATGTTTCACATGAAACAATTTTGATAAAGAAAACAAAAATTTCACTAGATGAGAATGAAAATTTAAGTGAAATATCTCAAGAAGATATAAAGAAAATTGATTCACAAAGTAATTGTATTCTTTGTAATTCATGTTATAGCTCTTGCCCTGTTTACGATGCAAATAAAGAGTTTCTAGGCCCTTTTGCACTAACAAGAGCATTGAGATACCTAAATGATAAAAAACTCTTAAATAAAGCAACTATACTTGATTCAATTCAATCAAGTGGAATATGGGATTGTACCTTATGTAGTGCTTGCACATTAGTTTGTCCTCAAAGTATTGATCCAAAAGCAGATATTATGCAATTACAAAATATTTCAGTTCAAAATGGATATACAAATCCATATGAGCAAAGTTTTGATTTTAATGAAAGTTTTGAGGATGATTTTGGTGGGTTTAATCCAAATGGATTTTAA
- a CDS encoding FAD-dependent oxidoreductase codes for MIDVLIIGSGIAGLTAAINASQNNSKVLVLSKTFPTHSQSVQAQGGINAVIYEENDNINNHIEDTYKASCNLANKKNIKRMCENAKDAILWLDKIGVPFNRTNDNKIAQRKFGGTSKIRTCYSSDYTGLKVLHTLYDKAIDLNIKIESEHLLLNLIIKEQLCIGVTALDINTGIVKEYYSKTVLLATGGYAGIYSKHTTNSYSNTGDGIVVAFNAGVELSNMEFIQFHPTTLENSNILISESARGEGGLLLDKDENRFIDELKPRDEVARAIYERILNNEKVYLDLRHFGLNKIKELIPQERKLALQYSNIKVENELLPITPAAHYSMGGIKTDIDGKTNIKNLYACGECAQSFIHGANRLGGNSLLEIVTFGKIVGLIASNNSKEITTIEYISNQLSLDKEFVSNLYKNQNEMNFYSKKEEISALLFEKLGLFRNESDMSILLEELKEIESNIPNMGIGDKSKIYNKNLVEFIEFINIVKVSILTALCAKERLESRGSHYRLDYPIKNDSYEKTSLIRKVGDKIEIEFEEII; via the coding sequence ATGATTGATGTACTTATAATTGGTTCAGGTATAGCTGGATTAACAGCAGCAATAAATGCATCTCAAAATAACTCAAAAGTTTTAGTATTATCTAAAACTTTTCCTACTCATTCACAAAGTGTACAAGCACAAGGTGGAATAAATGCTGTTATATACGAAGAAAATGACAATATTAATAATCATATAGAAGATACATACAAAGCATCTTGTAATCTAGCTAATAAAAAAAATATTAAACGTATGTGTGAAAATGCTAAAGATGCAATTTTGTGGCTTGATAAAATTGGAGTACCATTTAATAGAACTAATGATAATAAAATAGCACAAAGAAAATTTGGTGGAACATCAAAAATTAGAACATGTTATTCAAGTGATTATACTGGTTTAAAAGTCTTACATACTCTTTATGATAAAGCAATAGATTTAAATATTAAAATTGAAAGTGAACATTTACTGTTAAATCTAATCATAAAAGAGCAACTATGTATTGGAGTAACAGCACTTGACATAAATACTGGAATTGTAAAAGAATATTATTCTAAAACAGTATTATTAGCAACAGGTGGATATGCAGGCATTTATTCAAAACATACTACAAATTCATATTCAAATACAGGAGATGGTATAGTTGTTGCATTTAATGCAGGAGTTGAATTATCAAATATGGAATTTATTCAATTTCATCCAACAACTTTAGAAAACTCAAATATTCTAATAAGCGAAAGCGCTAGAGGTGAGGGTGGACTTTTATTAGATAAAGATGAAAATAGATTTATTGATGAACTAAAACCAAGAGATGAAGTTGCTCGTGCAATCTATGAACGAATTTTGAATAATGAAAAAGTATATTTAGATTTAAGACATTTTGGCCTTAATAAGATAAAAGAGTTAATCCCTCAAGAAAGAAAATTAGCTTTACAGTATTCAAATATTAAAGTAGAGAATGAATTATTACCAATCACACCTGCCGCTCACTATAGCATGGGTGGAATAAAAACAGATATTGATGGAAAGACTAATATAAAGAATCTTTATGCTTGTGGTGAATGTGCGCAATCATTTATTCATGGTGCAAATAGATTAGGTGGAAATTCATTACTAGAAATTGTAACATTTGGTAAAATAGTTGGATTAATTGCATCTAATAATTCAAAAGAAATCACAACTATTGAATATATATCAAATCAATTATCTTTAGATAAAGAGTTTGTAAGTAATCTTTATAAAAACCAAAATGAAATGAATTTTTACTCTAAAAAAGAAGAGATAAGTGCTTTACTTTTTGAAAAATTAGGTTTATTTAGAAATGAATCTGATATGTCAATTTTATTAGAAGAATTAAAAGAAATTGAATCAAATATTCCAAATATGGGAATAGGGGATAAATCAAAAATCTATAATAAAAACTTAGTTGAATTTATTGAATTTATTAATATTGTAAAAGTTTCAATACTTACAGCATTATGTGCAAAAGAAAGATTAGAAAGTAGAGGGAGTCATTATAGATTGGATTATCCAATAAAAAATGATTCATATGAAAAAACATCTTTGATTAGAAAAGTAGGGGATAAAATCGAAATTGAGTTTGAGGAAATAATATGA